The Rhinolophus ferrumequinum isolate MPI-CBG mRhiFer1 chromosome 21, mRhiFer1_v1.p, whole genome shotgun sequence region CCCTGGGAGGAGGATGTGGGAGGGAGTTGGAGCTTATCTGTCAGGGTCACACTAGGGGCTCCAGGATCCCTTCCCTTCTAGTGGTGCAGATATGGGAGTGGGGTTTTCTCTGCCCCAGTCCTCACAATCTCAGGGAAGTAGAAGCTCCTAGTGAGTTCTGGAAGCAGGTTCCTAAGAAGGGTCCAGTCTGTGCTGAGGCCTGGGCTGACCCCtgactcccttcctccctccctcttggcAGCAGAGGCCCCAGGCCAGTTCTCGGCCTTGGCCCCGCGGGCTCTCGGGTCCCACGCTGCTATTCTTCCTCCTGTGGCCCTTCGTTGTCCAGTGGCTCTTCAGACAGTTTCGGACCCAGAAGAGGTGACTCTCAATGAAGGCGTCTCTGCAGCCAACGGAGGAAGATATGAGCCCCCTGTCCTGCTGTGCCCTGAGCCTTCCCAGGGTTTAGCCAGAACAGCATtaattccccaccccccacccccactattCAGTGTTTGCCTTGGCACCCTTTCCTTAATGGGGGGTCCCGTATGACCCCACCCTTCCCTGCAGCTTCACAAGGACGCTTCTCcgctcccccttcccccccaaccACTCAGGCTTCCTTGGGAGGCTGCACTTGTGGTGCAAGTCCCGGGTTCTGGGTTGGCCGGTGACTCGGAGGCGGGGTTGCCGGGTCTCAGcctctgtcctccccaccccgAGTCACCTGACTCTTCTCCTACCCCAGCCTCTCCCTTTGGAGTCGCAGCTCGGGCGAGTTGGGACTTGGGCCGGGACCTGGGATTGGTTGGCTGGGCGGCTTCGGGAGGGAGGCCCGGCCGAGGTGGGGGAAGGCGGAGAGAGCAGGCCCCGGGGGAGGGGCGTGAGCTCCGTTTGCTGGTCTTCCTCTCCGCACACACACTCAGGACGTCTTCACTGAAGATTCACTTACAGATGAATGTTtcgctaaataaaataaaaccttaatcTTCTGCCGTCTACGAAGTGAAGCGGAAAGCGGGTCCGGGGTGCGCGAGGCCcagtcccttccctgctccccacctccctgtGCCTGTGGCCGACCTCCAGAGGCCAGCGGGTGGTGTTTCTGAGGAAGACTGTTCCTCCTCGGGGCAGGGACAAGCGAAGGGAACCCGAAGGCCCGGGTGTTTGAGGAAAGGCGGGGGCAGAGAGGAGCCGGGGTGCCCAGGGAGGGAGGCGGGCCACACCCTCTGTTTGGGGGCGGAGGCCTAGGGTTCCACTcttcccgccccgccccgccccgtcGGGGGCCCAGCGTTGCCCGGGAATAGCTCGAAGACTAGGGTGGCTGCTCCCTGCTCGGCGCGCTGGGCGTAGGGTTGGGGTCCTGACTCTCTAGCCCCCGAAGTGCCCACTGCCCGCTTTCCCCTCAGCTGCTCTCTCCTGGTGCTCCCTCTCCGTGGCTCCCGCGCTCCGGCTTTCCCAAGGAACTTTCTGGAAGGCCAAGACCAAGTGGGAGCCTTGTCCCCACCCCGCCCTTAGGAGCGGGGGCGGGGCCCTGCGGGGGGAGCCACCGTCGGGGTGGGCAGAGCTCCCGCGTGGACACAGACCTCCGGGCGCTCCAGGCTGCTCGGGCTCCGAACTTATTTTTCTCACCGCCTGGCAGCCTTGGCCGCCTGGTCAGCGTTGGCCCTGTCGTGCGGGCCGCCCTGGTTCTAGTCAAGGGCCCATATTCAGAGGGGAACCTACCACTCTGAGCACTTCTTAGTGTTGGCGCCTCAGAGGCACTGGCCAAGGTCCCCATCCGTGGAGGGCCGCAGCAGTTTGAGTCCCCTGCAGCTGCCATCACCTGGGCCTCAGGACCTTGCTGCCCTTAAATGAGGGAGAGGCAATTCTGAAGGCCCCTCCTTGGAGACCCTTAAACTCCTGAGTTTCCTCTTTAACCCCTGGCTTTGGCTGCTCTCCCAGACTTGGCCATCACTTGCCCCACTGGAAGCCATGGTCACTCTTTCACTGTCAGTCCTTTTCTCAAGGCGGCGTCCCTCAGGACAGATACACAGGCCCTGCTGCTCCCCAGTCCAGCCCAGGGTTACAAGCAGAGGCTGGATAAACCAGTGTTAAGAATAGACAACAACAGGGCACTGGGAGAGGGACCAAACTGGTGTTGGGGATGCAGGTGTGGGGCAGAAGCTAGCTCCACCACTTGCAtacacaagctgtgtgacctgggcaagatTCTTAACTGCTCTGAACCTGGGTTGCCCTTGCCAGATAAGGATCTCTTCATCATCAGAAGGCAGTCCTGGGGTTAAATCACCAGGACATGTAAAATGCCTGGCAAAGGGTTAAAACTCAACTAATAGTCAAGTTCCTGGCTTCTGGTTTGATAGAATTCTGGCATTCCATAATATATTAGTCTGGTCACCCCTCCCCTAATACGACAAACGAGCCCAAGCAGCTGAGCCCCGTCCTGGAAATTCAGGGTGGGCTTAGCTGTACCTCACAAATCCCAAGTGGGAGTGCCCAGGAGTCCTCCAGAGTCTGAAAATGTGGTAACCAATTGGGGGCCTCTGACTCAGTGTGAGGGGCAGCTCTTGCTCTCAGGGAGCCCCTCGTGGGACTGATGAAGCAGCACGAAGGAGGGCAGGCTTTGCAGGCGACCTGACTTCTTGGAAGCCCAGAGAAAACCGGCCGGGATGGTCAATTTCAAAACATCTGACTGTGCGCGGGGCACTCTTGCTCTCCTCTCCCTTTGGCCATGCCATCGCCACCTGCCCACAGAACCGTTCCTGAGTCCCCAGACAGGTCCTTTCTTTGGACATGACACTTGCTCTTCACAGAATGCCCTTCTTCATGCCACTGCTTGGAAGTCACCTCCCCAGGAAACTTGCCCACAATTCCCAACTCCTAAGCACCTTGACTCACAAGCTCCTCCTGGATTGTTGTCACTTGCCACTTTGGCTCACTGGGGTTGGATGGCCTCTCCACACAGTCCATGAGCAGCAAGGATGACGTTTTATTCATCCTAACAAATCCTTTGCTAAATGAAGAAATAAGGGCCTGAATTATGCTAAAGCTATTGGGAATGAAAAGCAACTAAATCCAGAGTTCTTGAGAAAAAGGGAATTTTGTATTTGTGGCAGAAAGATGGCACAGGAGTGTCACACTGACCGGAACTGCCACTTAGCTGTCATAGGACCCTAGACaggtcacttaatttctctgagtcttagagatttcttatctctaaaatggaggcAATAATTCCTACCCTAACTCACTGGGCTGTGGTGGGCTCAAATGGTTGTGTGTGTAAAAGCACGTTATACGGTGGAAAGCGGTTGAAATGTCAGCCATTGTTATTAAGGAAGAAATATAGGACGAATGGGTCATTGGGTGTTCGTGTCAAGAGAGAGAAGTGGCGATTACACGGGATTTGAGGCCTGACTGACTAGGGCGGACAGTTTGGGCTacactgaggcccagggctgggagTTTGGAATCTGGAGAATTTTCTCAAGAACACGTTTccatccccccgccccccccccccgcctccccccatgAATCTACCCCAGTCCTAGGCCAGAATCCTCCTGACCCCCTTTCTGGGCAAGGCCTCTTCCTTGTGGAAGCCTCTtgctctgcttccctcccagTGTTGCCCAGCGCCCACTGATGAGGAAGAGCCTCTGTGGGTGATACCCCTTTCTCTCTCGGTTAGCCAGGGCTgattatttaaattcattattaattttgaagCCCTCCCCAACAAAGAGGCTCATCAGCCGGCCGGGACTCCCCTGTCCGGCTCGGGAAATGCACCATATTGGTTCAGAAGTGACGAGACTACTTCAGCCCCAAGAGACCATTTTCTTCGACAGAAGCTGAGGCccgggagggagggggcagaggccTTCCCGGCCCAGGCTTCCAGGGAGGCCCGGGCGCACACCCCTCGCTTCCCGGGTCCCGGTCTTGGCAAGAGGCTCGGTCACGGCCCACCGTTTTGCACGGGTCCTTGGGGGCAGCAGCGGCCCTGAAAGACTTGATTGGGGCTGGGGCTCAGCCAATTTCGTCCATGGGCCCCGAGGCCAGTCCGAGGATGGACGTCACTCGTCACTCGGGACTCGAACCTGCCTTCTCATCTCGAGGCCTAGTCCGAAGTTGCTGCGCTAAGGCAGTCACACTGTCGCTTTAAGGCGGcactttttattcttcatttgtttacttcTTCATGCGCTTTTCGTTTTCAGCCAAAATGTGTTCATAATATCCATCCGCAAATGTCAGTCCCAAGCACTTACCACATATCTTGAAACCATTTCTGTAATGTTAAGAATCTAGAGTTTATGAAACGTGGGCCAACGTCTCTCTTTAAAGATTTAATCCTCTTTTACGCTTTAGGGACTACTTTTTAGGAATAAACCATTTTTTGCTTCAGTTAACAAATGTTTATGACCTTCAGAACCCTTCCGCTAGGACAGAGTAGGATAACAGGCTTTAAGACGCaccttttcataaaaatattctgcGTGGGCCCTCACAGACCGTGGAATCTTCTCGTATTCCTGTAGCAGAATGGTATGGTCCAGGTCCCGCCCCATCTTCTTTGCGATTGGCTTTCCTTCCTCGGCGAGACGCGTGATTCTTGACCAATGGTCGCTCACGTTTCTCCAGCAAGGGATAAACGATAGAGGGAGGTGGCCTAGAAGACGCCCCCTACGCGTTTTGGGATTGGCTACGTCTCACGGCACGTGAGGACGGCGGGCCCGACACATGGGAACTACGATTCCCAGCTTCCTGCAATGGGTACTTCATCACGCATGCGCATGGGCGGGGCGGACAGACTTCTATATAAAAGCGGAGCTGAGGTCTAGGAGGCAGCAGTTGGAAGTTGGCAGGTGGAGAGGCAGGTTGGGAGGGGAAGTTGGGGGAGGAGGCGGAAGAGGAGCTGtcggaagggggaggagggagggaggggaggaaaagaggaggaggcggaggagagctgagctgagctgagcatCGAGCCAAAGGGGAGATGAGTTTGTCTGTCCTCGGATGAGGCTCCGGCCGGGCCTAGGGAACTGGGAGCTCGCGTTGGAGCGACACCCGTGGAAGTGGGAGGAGGTGGCTCTGGGTCCTTAACCCCTTGTGGGCTCTGCGGCAGGGGATTTAACCCTTTGTGGATCCGGCCCCTCGGAGGTAGCGTCATCGGGTAGTTTTAACTCCTTCGGGGCTGGGTTTAACCCGTTGGACTTTACCTCATCTCCTTGCCCATCTACTCCTCGATCGTGGGGGCGCTCTGCTTGGAGGCTTGAGGCCCACCCCCTCCACATTACGTACTGTTCCTGCTGCTGCACCCCTTTGGACCCGCTGTGGGCGCTTAACCCTTTACTGACGAGCTCCCCCAAGTTGCAATTGGAGTTGGTTGACAGAAGGATTGGCTAAAGGCGTCACTGCAGGAATTGCTGACCGAAGTGGACTCtgttggacattttaaaaaagaaaaacctctttttttcctttaaggacTTACAGCCAACATTTTTCAAACTTCCAGAAGAGGACTCTGTTAGCCATGGCCGAGCCACTCTTGTCGGAATATCAGCACCAGCCTCAAACTAGCAACTGTACAGGTGCTGCTGCTGTCCACGAAGAGCGGAACCCCGATCGACCCCCAGGCGCGGAGGAGCGGGTGCCCGAGGAGGACAGTAGGTGGCAATCGAGAGCGTCCCCCCAGTCGAGTGGCCGTCCAGggcaggagggggaagggagccTGGAACCCAAGCCGCAGCCTCTGCAGACCCAGGTCTGTCTAGAACCTAGCTGCCCAGAAGCTGACGAGAAGGGCCAGAATGGGGACGACTTGTCCGCTGGCGGAGCACCCCCGCCGGCGGCGGGAGGGGAACCGAGGCCCGAGGCCGAACCGCTCACCCAGCCATGTCACGACTCCCAGGCCAATAAGTTGGGGGCTCCTGCCGCAGGGGGCGAGGAGTCGTGGAGACAGCAGCAGAGACAGCTGGGCAAGAAAAAACATAGGAGACGCCCCTCTAAGAAGAAGCGGCATTGGAAACCATACTACAAGCTGACctgggaggagaagaaaaagttcGACGAGAAACAGAGCCTGCGAGCTTCGAGGATTCGAGCCGAGATGTTCGCCAAGGGCCAGCCGGTCGCGCCCTATAACACCACACAGTTCCTCATGGATGATCACGACCAAGAAGAGCCGGATCTCAAAACCGGCCTCTACCCCAAGCGGGCCGCTGCCAAATCCGA contains the following coding sequences:
- the HEXIM1 gene encoding protein HEXIM1; its protein translation is MAEPLLSEYQHQPQTSNCTGAAAVHEERNPDRPPGAEERVPEEDSRWQSRASPQSSGRPGQEGEGSLEPKPQPLQTQVCLEPSCPEADEKGQNGDDLSAGGAPPPAAGGEPRPEAEPLTQPCHDSQANKLGAPAAGGEESWRQQQRQLGKKKHRRRPSKKKRHWKPYYKLTWEEKKKFDEKQSLRASRIRAEMFAKGQPVAPYNTTQFLMDDHDQEEPDLKTGLYPKRAAAKSDTSDEDFMEEAGEEDGGSDGMGGDGSEFLQRDFSETYERYHAESLQNMSKQELIKEYLELEKCLSRMEDENNRLRLESKRLGGDDARVRELELELDRLRAENLQLLTENELHRQQERPPLSKFGD